One window of the Anaeromyxobacter dehalogenans 2CP-C genome contains the following:
- a CDS encoding TIGR02678 family protein: protein MTPVCLRDERALAERRSALRVLLARPLLVADQDPETFASVVRHRGELARWFADHAGWTLVVDAGGRHARLLKRPVRPDPTRPAGAPGKGPFDRRRYVLFSLALAALDGEGAQVTLARLAERVRELSLEDVALAPFDPESSTERHAFVDVLRLLGELGVVVFKDGDAERYVRDRASGDALYDVRERLLARLLSAPRPPALAANAAHMAEEERAGTEEGDRAAGRHEVFRRLLDDPVAYRDDLSPRAREWLAAGSGFLYERLERDAGLVVERRAEGLAAIDTSGALADTAFPDGGSTVKHAALLLCEWLADEAREGRRLHPAQPPPGVLWRAVVARIQVLQAEHAGRWSKEFDRSDAGAEALAREAVRLLVGFGLAAMLPDGGVVARPAAARFAPRETMTGGRP from the coding sequence GTGACCCCGGTGTGCCTCCGGGACGAGCGGGCCCTGGCCGAACGCCGCTCGGCGCTGCGCGTGCTCCTCGCTCGGCCGCTCCTCGTCGCGGACCAGGACCCGGAGACCTTCGCGTCCGTGGTGCGCCACCGTGGCGAGCTCGCGCGCTGGTTCGCCGATCACGCAGGGTGGACCCTCGTTGTGGACGCGGGCGGTCGCCACGCGCGACTCCTCAAGCGGCCGGTCCGCCCCGATCCCACCCGGCCCGCGGGCGCGCCGGGGAAGGGGCCGTTCGACCGTCGCCGGTACGTGCTCTTCTCCCTCGCGCTCGCGGCGCTCGACGGCGAGGGGGCACAGGTCACCCTTGCGAGGCTCGCCGAGCGCGTTCGCGAGCTGTCGCTCGAAGACGTGGCGCTGGCGCCATTCGACCCGGAAAGCTCCACCGAGCGCCACGCCTTCGTGGACGTGCTGCGCCTGCTCGGGGAGCTGGGCGTCGTCGTGTTCAAGGACGGAGACGCCGAGCGGTACGTTCGCGACCGCGCGTCCGGTGACGCGCTCTACGACGTCCGGGAGCGGCTCCTCGCTCGCCTCCTCTCGGCCCCGCGTCCGCCGGCCCTCGCCGCGAACGCTGCACATATGGCCGAGGAGGAGCGCGCCGGGACCGAGGAAGGGGATCGCGCGGCAGGGCGGCACGAGGTCTTCCGCCGCCTGCTCGACGATCCGGTCGCCTACAGGGACGACCTCTCGCCGCGTGCCCGGGAGTGGCTCGCGGCTGGGAGCGGCTTTCTTTACGAGCGGCTCGAGCGCGACGCGGGCCTCGTCGTCGAGCGCCGGGCCGAGGGGCTCGCCGCGATCGATACCTCCGGCGCGCTCGCCGACACCGCATTCCCGGACGGCGGCTCGACCGTTAAGCACGCTGCGCTACTCCTCTGCGAATGGCTCGCCGACGAGGCGCGAGAGGGACGTCGGCTCCACCCTGCGCAGCCGCCGCCTGGCGTGCTCTGGCGGGCGGTCGTAGCGCGGATCCAGGTGCTCCAGGCGGAGCACGCGGGCCGGTGGTCCAAGGAGTTCGATCGCTCCGACGCCGGCGCCGAGGCGCTCGCGCGAGAGGCGGTTCGCCTTCTCGTCGGCTTCGGCCTCGCCGCGATGCTCCCGGACGGCGGCGTGGTGGCGAGACCAGCGGCGGCGCGCTTTGCGCCCCGGGAGACGATGACGGGAGGCCGCCCATGA